From Synechococcales cyanobacterium T60_A2020_003:
CTATCGCGGCACATCTCCAGGGATTCAGCCGGAAGGGGTACGCCCGTTGCGTCGATGGCTGCCCCGCCGATCAGGGCTTCTTGGAATTCAAACTGAATGTCAAATGTTTGGCCGACCTGCTTAAGCACGTCTACCGCGACCGTAATAATTTCGGGGCCGATGCCATCCCCAGGGAGTAAGGTAATGCGGTATTGCCGTGCCATAGGTTGCCTTCCAGTGTTGTAAGTAACGGTTAAGTGGGGTTAGAACTCAAATGATGACTATTGCTGGGATGCGGTGCGTTACGGCTGCGCCTAACACACCCTACGAACCTGGCCTACTCGACGCGGCTAGGCGATCCACCGGAAAGATATTGTATCAACTTGTTGGAACCCCGTGTTGGGATTAACGGTGGAGAAGGGTTGGAGTTAGAAAGGGCGATCGCGCAGCATGAACTCCACTTTGGGTATCAGCGGATCTTGAACAATGCCAAAGCCTTGATAGCCCCAGCGATTCATCACATTACTGAGCTGGTTGCCAAGCAGCGATTCCACCGCAAAGCGATCGGCAAGGGTTTGGGCAAAGGCGTTGAGGTAGCTGAGTGCATCCGCATGTTCTTTGAAAACCAGCAGAAACTCCGTCGGAGGTTGGTCATCGGTTTCGGCAGTGTTCGCAAGGCGCGGACGGGCAACGAGATACTGTCCATCCTGCTTCGATCGCACCAAGTAGTAAACATCAGACTGCATGGTTTTCTCCCATGACGGGCGATCGCCCCATCCCTAATTCATCTCCGTGAGCTTAATTCGAGGATCGGCCACCTTCAGGAGCAGGTCAGCCAGTAAGTTGCCCACAATCAGCATCACCGCTCCCATCATCAAGCTCGCCATCACCAGATACAAATCCTGCGCTCGTACCGCTTCCAGTACTAGTTTGCCCAGTCCCGGCCAGTTAAACAATCCTTCGGTAATGAACGCACCACTCAGGAGCGAGGCGAATTCAAACCCCAGTAGCGTAATCAACGGGTTAACGGCGTTCCGCAGGGCATGGACATAGACGACCTTGTTTTCCGATAATCCCTTGGCTCGTGCCGTGCGAATGTAGTCTTGGCGCATCACGTCGAGCATTTGACCCCGCATAATCCGCTGCAACCCGGCAAATCCGGTAATGCTGAGAGCCAGGGTCGGTAAAATCAAATGCCAGCCAATGTCTAGAATTTTGCCAAACCAGGAGAGATCCTCATGGTCGATGCTGGTCATTCCCCCGACCGGGAAGAGGGGCGAGGTGAGCTGAGCGAAAAAGAGCAGCAGCAAGCCCGTAATCAGGGTGGGAAAGCCTTGGCCAATGTAGCTAATTACGCGCAGAATTCGGTCAATGAGCTTATTGTGATGAACCGCACCGATGATGCCTAAGGGAATAGCGATCGCCCAGGTCACGACGATAGACGACAGCGCCAACAGCAGCGTGGGGGGAATCCGTTCCCGGAGAATCGACGACACCGGACGCTGGTAGGCAAAACTAATGCCAAAATCGCCCTTGGTGACGACCTGCTTCAGCCAGAGCCAGTATTGCTGCCACACGGGTTTGTCCAAGCCAAAGCGAGTTTGCAAATCCTGCAGGGTTTCTTGGGAAATCTGGGGATTTAGGCGGAGGGTGTCGAGGTAGTCTCCAGGGGCAAGCTGAATGATGAAAAAGCTGAGGGCAGAGGCCAACAGCAGGGTCAGCAATGCCTGTAGCACCCGCTTAACGGTATAGGTCGTAAAGTCACTCCGTAGTGCTTGGGATACGGAGTTGATGAACGACTGAACACGGCGCTGGCCTGAAGAAGTGGTTCCTGATGTCATGGTGCAAACTGCATGAATGGGCGAAATCGCGGCATGATCTTGGCGCAGAAACGGATCTAATATTCCACGAGTG
This genomic window contains:
- a CDS encoding ABC transporter permease, encoding MTSGTTSSGQRRVQSFINSVSQALRSDFTTYTVKRVLQALLTLLLASALSFFIIQLAPGDYLDTLRLNPQISQETLQDLQTRFGLDKPVWQQYWLWLKQVVTKGDFGISFAYQRPVSSILRERIPPTLLLALSSIVVTWAIAIPLGIIGAVHHNKLIDRILRVISYIGQGFPTLITGLLLLFFAQLTSPLFPVGGMTSIDHEDLSWFGKILDIGWHLILPTLALSITGFAGLQRIMRGQMLDVMRQDYIRTARAKGLSENKVVYVHALRNAVNPLITLLGFEFASLLSGAFITEGLFNWPGLGKLVLEAVRAQDLYLVMASLMMGAVMLIVGNLLADLLLKVADPRIKLTEMN